The genomic segment GCTGACCTCCACCAGCCGCGCAGCGTTTGACCCAGACCGCATACCCGACGCCTTGAAGGCTATCCCGCAATGGGTGTGCTGGCGGTATGGTCACGATGGCAAGCGGGTCACGAAGCCACCCATAGACGCCAAGACCGGCAATGCCGGGAAGTCCAATGACCCGGCGACGTGGTCAACCTTTGATGTTGCGCTGGCGCGGTTCCAGTCAGACCCGAAACTGGCCGGTATCGGACTGGCCTTGACGCCAGACCTGGGACTGACTGCGATAGATGCTGACCACGTCATAGACCCAGAGACCGGCGACACAGACCCGAAAGCTGTTGACCTACTGACCGCATTCCAGACCACCTACGCGGAAATATCGCCGTCGGGTACTGGATACCGGCTGTTCTGCCACGGGAAGCCACAACGGGACGGACACTCAGATCCGCGCTGGCTTGAACTCTATACCGGTGGCGGGCCGCGCTATATGACGGTCACGGGTAATGCTGTTGATGGTCACCCGAAGGCGCTGGCGGCGATGCAAAGCCAGCTTGATGAACTCCACCGCCTTTATATGCGGCCACCAGCAAAGGCCACCAGCAAGGCCAGGACGGCCAGCACGGACACACACAACTGTGTCTGTAATCCTTCAGACCGGCTGGCGGCGGCGCTAAAAAATCCCACGATAGCGGCGCTGTATGGCGGCGACACCGGGAAATATGGCGACCGGTCAACCGCTGAAATTGCACTGGCGTTGCGGCTAATGACGTTCGCCGATGGCGACGAACAGACCGTTGCAGGCTGGCTTGACGGGTCGCAATGCGGGAAGTGGAACCAGCGGGATAAGGACACGGATTCGTATCGGGTCGCCACAGTCAAGGCGGCGGCGGCGAAATGGGACGGTCGGAAGTTTGAAGACCCGAAGCCGCGCCAGGGTCAAAAATCCACAGACACCGGTGTTGTTGTTGACGAACCACCACGGCCAGACCCGGATAGTCGGAACATTCCAGACCCAGATAACTGCGAAGTTCCCGACGAGTTTTGTCTTCCCGATGATGACCCGGATATTGATGACGGCAGTAGCGATGGCGCGGAAATAGACCGGCTGGCGGCGCTGAACCTGCTGGACTATGACCGGCAGCGCGGCGCGGCGGCGCAACGGCTCGGCATCCGGTCTGACACCCTGGACAAGCTGGTTAAAGAAGCTCGCGGCGATAAAGTCGAAACCGGCGGCGGCAAAGCAATGTGCTTTCGTGAAGTTCCGCCGTGGTCAGACCCGGTCAATATCGGCGAACTGCTGAACGAACTGACATCCAGCGTCCAGCGGTTTATGTCGTTGCCAGACCACGCCGCACCAGCTATTGCGCTATGGGTTGTTTATACCTACTGCGTCGTTTCCTATGGTCATATTGCGCCGACACTGGCTATTACCAGTCCAGAGAAGCGATGTGGAAAAAGTACGCTACTCGGCTGGCTATATCGGGTTGTGGAAAAGCCGATGCTGGCCGCGAATATCACAGCGGCGGCGATATTCAGAACCATAGACGCCTGGTCGCCGACACTGCTGATAGACGAAGCCGATAGTTTTCTCGGTGAAAGCGGCGATGAATTGCGCGGCATTCTCAACAGCGGTCATACCAGAGACACCGCCTATGTTATCCGGGTCGCCGGCGATGAACTGGAACCACGCCAGTTTTCAACCTGGGGTGCTAAAGCCGTCGCGTTGATCGGAAAACTGGAAGGGAAGTATTCGACACTGGCTGATAGGTCTGTAGAAATTCAACTGCGCCGACGCTTGCCGACGGACAAGGTTGAGAAGTTGCGCCATGCCGATGAAGAACACTTTGAACGGCTGGCCGCAAAGTGCTTTCGCTTCTCGCTTGACCACGGCGCATCTATCGGCAAGGCAAGGCCGGACATTCCGGAGGCGCTGAATGACCGTGCTGCGGACAACTGGGAGCCACTCCTTTCCATCGCTGACCTGGGTAGCGAACGATGGTCACGGCTGGCGCGGTCAACTGCGCTGGCGTTGTCTGGCGGCGCGGACAATGACGCCGGAAATGCCGGTCTGGGTGTGCAGCTACTGACTGACCTGGAGCAGTACTTTGTCGCCAGACCCACGATGCAGCACCACACCACCACGGACATTCTCATCTATCTGACCGGGATTGATGATGCGCCGTGGGTCACGTTCGCA from the Bacteroidia bacterium genome contains:
- a CDS encoding DUF3631 domain-containing protein, which encodes LTSTSRAAFDPDRIPDALKAIPQWVCWRYGHDGKRVTKPPIDAKTGNAGKSNDPATWSTFDVALARFQSDPKLAGIGLALTPDLGLTAIDADHVIDPETGDTDPKAVDLLTAFQTTYAEISPSGTGYRLFCHGKPQRDGHSDPRWLELYTGGGPRYMTVTGNAVDGHPKALAAMQSQLDELHRLYMRPPAKATSKARTASTDTHNCVCNPSDRLAAALKNPTIAALYGGDTGKYGDRSTAEIALALRLMTFADGDEQTVAGWLDGSQCGKWNQRDKDTDSYRVATVKAAAAKWDGRKFEDPKPRQGQKSTDTGVVVDEPPRPDPDSRNIPDPDNCEVPDEFCLPDDDPDIDDGSSDGAEIDRLAALNLLDYDRQRGAAAQRLGIRSDTLDKLVKEARGDKVETGGGKAMCFREVPPWSDPVNIGELLNELTSSVQRFMSLPDHAAPAIALWVVYTYCVVSYGHIAPTLAITSPEKRCGKSTLLGWLYRVVEKPMLAANITAAAIFRTIDAWSPTLLIDEADSFLGESGDELRGILNSGHTRDTAYVIRVAGDELEPRQFSTWGAKAVALIGKLEGKYSTLADRSVEIQLRRRLPTDKVEKLRHADEEHFERLAAKCFRFSLDHGASIGKARPDIPEALNDRAADNWEPLLSIADLGSERWSRLARSTALALSGGADNDAGNAGLGVQLLTDLEQYFVARPTMQHHTTTDILIYLTGIDDAPWVTFAKGKGMTARHLSRLLKPYGIIPQTIRVSATTAKGYTVTDFRDAFARYLPSIRNTVTSKATSSESPYSASVTDRHCGGYESASSASPQAGCDGVTDKKPGSGGGGTVTDSDGGNWEEF